One part of the Neodiprion virginianus isolate iyNeoVirg1 chromosome 3, iyNeoVirg1.1, whole genome shotgun sequence genome encodes these proteins:
- the LOC124301377 gene encoding coiled-coil domain-containing protein 112-like isoform X2, which yields MDKNCTLSPERRDKNPTQVRGDSNNGKRVPVLTKKIESSREYRRLKLQEDFLEKDLASTIKRMKIDTDMIHEITEYRIKTLDERQPSLQKLEWTTLGILNELRSVKLMLQQTDPSAIRNLDISDFRLRLMRLSNQIEVLKDVEKSLAKLGEEESALDSDQRAFDRILFTGNTNRAPKRTGERKCPTRTGVNDQFIELVARTGHTQGWSEDDHSEFLKVRRKCDSVPNLVTEMRARRVHLTNEQVINHEAWYKLYTELRLKRKKDIAEWRSRRQDLKPKANGETEGNESSSFSHGCAPAGGKESIPRCRSADTKASVAEKKQKIDAWRAERARKAAVNDEQKKRLEIEKADKERRRRQALRNEAKTKLQEFDDRETARKSRSDPNLQRKEIRTHVRSESLKLLKSFREQDEKFIRKRLSSLKTWRQSSANSVAPDSRPLKSNVSSVTTLFLPTKAWEQRCKLEQKADDSFGKVNYIKDIQKLAPPR from the exons ATGGATAAGAACTGCACCCTGAGTCCAGAAAGGCGTGACAAGAACCCGACGCAAGTCAGGGGTGACTCGAATAATGGAAAGAGAGTTCCTgttttgaccaaaaaaattgaatcctcGAGGGAATATAGAAGGTTGAAACTACAAGAGGATTTTTTGGAAAAGGATCTTGCGTCAACGATAAAGCGTATGAAAATTGACACCGATATGATTCATGAAATAACCGAGTACCGGATAAAAACGCTCGATGAAAG GCAGCCAAGCTTGCAGAAATTGGAGTGGACGACCCTCGGTATTCTGAATGAGTTAAGATCGGTGAAATTGATGCTTCAGCAAACTGATCCTTCGGCGATTCGAAATCTAG ATATAAGCGACTTTCGTTTACGGCTAATGAGACTGTCAAACCAGATCGAGGTCTTGAAGGATGTGGAAAAAAGTCTCGCTAAACTCGGCGAAGAAGAATCGGCGCTAGATTCCGATCAACGAGCATTCGACAGAATACTTTTCACCGGAAACACAAACAGAGCTCCGAAACGAACCGGAGAACGGAAGTGCCCGACTCGTACCGGGGTAAACGATCAGTTCATTGAGCTCGTTGCTCGCACCGGTCACACGCAAGGATGGTCCGAAGATGATCATTCCGAGTTTCTCAAGGTAAGGAGGAAGTGCGATTCGGTTCCGAACCTCGTGACCGAAATGCGCGCGCGACGAGTTCACCTTACAAACGAGCAAGTGATAAACCACGAAGCGTGGTACAAGCTGTATACGGAATTGCGACTGAAACGCAAGAAGGACATCGCCGAGTGGCGGTCAAGGCGACAGGACCTCAAACCGAAAGCCAACGGGGAAACGGAAGGGAACGAatcttcctctttttctcaTGGTTGTGCCCCTGCGGGTGGAAAAGAATCTATTCCTCGATGCAGGAGCGCTGACACAAAAGCGAGTGTTGCAGAAAAGAAGCAGAAAATCGACGCATGGAGGGCAGAAAGAGCGAGGAAGGCTGCGGTGAACGATGAGCAGAAGAAACGTCTAGAGATTGAAAAGGCTGATAAGGAGAGAAGGCGACGGCAGGCGCTGCGAAACGAAGCTAAGACTAAACTTCAAGAGTTCGATGACCGGGAGACAGCGAGAAAATCGAGGTCAGATCCGAACTTACAGAGAAAGGAGATTCGTACGCACGTGAGGTCCGAATCACTGAAATTGTTGAAGTCCTTCAG AGAAcaggatgaaaaattcattcgaaaaagGCTTAGCTCTCTGAAGACTTGGCGACAAAGTTCCGCTAACTCTGTAGCTCCTGATTCAAGGCCCCTAAAGTCGAACGTCTCCTCGGTCACGACTTTATTTTTACCAACGAAAGCCTGGGAGCAGAGATGCAAATTGGAACAGAAGGCGGACGACTCCTTTGGCAAAGTCAATTACATCAAAGATATCCAAAAATT AGCTCCTCCGCGATGA
- the LOC124301377 gene encoding coiled-coil domain-containing protein 112-like isoform X1 — protein MDKNCTLSPERRDKNPTQVRGDSNNGKRVPVLTKKIESSREYRRLKLQEDFLEKDLASTIKRMKIDTDMIHEITEYRIKTLDERQPSLQKLEWTTLGILNELRSVKLMLQQTDPSAIRNLDISDFRLRLMRLSNQIEVLKDVEKSLAKLGEEESALDSDQRAFDRILFTGNTNRAPKRTGERKCPTRTGVNDQFIELVARTGHTQGWSEDDHSEFLKVRRKCDSVPNLVTEMRARRVHLTNEQVINHEAWYKLYTELRLKRKKDIAEWRSRRQDLKPKANGETEGNESSSFSHGCAPAGGKESIPRCRSADTKASVAEKKQKIDAWRAERARKAAVNDEQKKRLEIEKADKERRRRQALRNEAKTKLQEFDDRETARKSRSDPNLQRKEIRTHVRSESLKLLKSFREQDEKFIRKRLSSLKTWRQSSANSVAPDSRPLKSNVSSVTTLFLPTKAWEQRCKLEQKADDSFGKVNYIKDIQKLSVGTND, from the exons ATGGATAAGAACTGCACCCTGAGTCCAGAAAGGCGTGACAAGAACCCGACGCAAGTCAGGGGTGACTCGAATAATGGAAAGAGAGTTCCTgttttgaccaaaaaaattgaatcctcGAGGGAATATAGAAGGTTGAAACTACAAGAGGATTTTTTGGAAAAGGATCTTGCGTCAACGATAAAGCGTATGAAAATTGACACCGATATGATTCATGAAATAACCGAGTACCGGATAAAAACGCTCGATGAAAG GCAGCCAAGCTTGCAGAAATTGGAGTGGACGACCCTCGGTATTCTGAATGAGTTAAGATCGGTGAAATTGATGCTTCAGCAAACTGATCCTTCGGCGATTCGAAATCTAG ATATAAGCGACTTTCGTTTACGGCTAATGAGACTGTCAAACCAGATCGAGGTCTTGAAGGATGTGGAAAAAAGTCTCGCTAAACTCGGCGAAGAAGAATCGGCGCTAGATTCCGATCAACGAGCATTCGACAGAATACTTTTCACCGGAAACACAAACAGAGCTCCGAAACGAACCGGAGAACGGAAGTGCCCGACTCGTACCGGGGTAAACGATCAGTTCATTGAGCTCGTTGCTCGCACCGGTCACACGCAAGGATGGTCCGAAGATGATCATTCCGAGTTTCTCAAGGTAAGGAGGAAGTGCGATTCGGTTCCGAACCTCGTGACCGAAATGCGCGCGCGACGAGTTCACCTTACAAACGAGCAAGTGATAAACCACGAAGCGTGGTACAAGCTGTATACGGAATTGCGACTGAAACGCAAGAAGGACATCGCCGAGTGGCGGTCAAGGCGACAGGACCTCAAACCGAAAGCCAACGGGGAAACGGAAGGGAACGAatcttcctctttttctcaTGGTTGTGCCCCTGCGGGTGGAAAAGAATCTATTCCTCGATGCAGGAGCGCTGACACAAAAGCGAGTGTTGCAGAAAAGAAGCAGAAAATCGACGCATGGAGGGCAGAAAGAGCGAGGAAGGCTGCGGTGAACGATGAGCAGAAGAAACGTCTAGAGATTGAAAAGGCTGATAAGGAGAGAAGGCGACGGCAGGCGCTGCGAAACGAAGCTAAGACTAAACTTCAAGAGTTCGATGACCGGGAGACAGCGAGAAAATCGAGGTCAGATCCGAACTTACAGAGAAAGGAGATTCGTACGCACGTGAGGTCCGAATCACTGAAATTGTTGAAGTCCTTCAG AGAAcaggatgaaaaattcattcgaaaaagGCTTAGCTCTCTGAAGACTTGGCGACAAAGTTCCGCTAACTCTGTAGCTCCTGATTCAAGGCCCCTAAAGTCGAACGTCTCCTCGGTCACGACTTTATTTTTACCAACGAAAGCCTGGGAGCAGAGATGCAAATTGGAACAGAAGGCGGACGACTCCTTTGGCAAAGTCAATTACATCAAAGATATCCAAAAATTGTCAGTAGGAACGAATGACTAg
- the LOC124301376 gene encoding centrosomal protein of 78 kDa isoform X1, whose product MRCVQAVDEITNIFNCFSLMCKEDHVQPLPAIKSHLRKGRLRLCADRINFEDWSPVLRTIANDRSLFEIIAYSRHRRKKIREQVNNAERIEKFGRRLRSREPMLYTNFILRCFVDAISSCIGKSPVITSLTLDGIPLPTKYLGPLCEGLKCAKNLTALRLPRCRIGDTGCDLVLNALVDCVSLCILDLSSCRLTIRSSMSLSTFLKKRRTNLLHSAWSDAQAVQGLHTLVLNHNRKLGDCGVRLLVNELKEDFWMKTFNIRHCGLTSRGGETVVRLLETNSVVTSIDLKENDIPETIIHNVSKILRRRKENGERASMRKRLITAKEMNFQGNKDDRKKPTTRMTDLLLKKKSHFVSTLNKNLTKNQRSWTRLIIKSSTRRIPGWKVTHPRFRRPKNTERENFDLKKLSARLSRTIGSNAVLLRELINDRELLGEVKTRRLEAEKKFSELEPQLEKLRKSICEQDKLRYRISQERNLFDYLKRLFARLEEFPESVAVVSNPDDESTGAEEIIGGNPAWKIVSEVDLSPEGRNLRANYASQRGRPHCPRKLRGQ is encoded by the exons ATGCGCTGTGTTCAAGCTGTAGATGAGATTACCAACATTTTCAACTGTTTCTCG CTGATGTGCAAAGAGGATCACGTTCAGCCGCTACCAGCGATAAAATCGCACCTCCGCAAAGGCCGACTGCGTTTATGTGCAGACCGGATAAATTTCGAAGACTGGTCACCGGTGTTACGTACCATCGCGAATGATCGAAGCCTGTTCGAAATAATCGCTTACAGTCGTCACAGGCGTAAGAAAATTAGAGAACAAGTAAACAACGCGGAGAGGATCGAAAAATTCGG ACGACGGCTTCGCAGCAGAGAACCGATGCTCTACACAAATTTCATCCTCCGTTGTTTTGTCGATGCAATTTCATCCTGCATTGGGAAATCGCCGGTGATTACCTCGCTGACACTGGACGGCATCCCTTTGCCCACCAAATATTTGGGCCCTCTCTGCGAAGGCTTGAAATGCGCAAAAAATCTTACAGCCCTTCGACTACCCCGATGCCGCATCGGAGATACTG GGTGCGACTTGGTACTGAACGCGTTGGTGGACTGCGTTAGTCTTTGCATCCTAGATCTGTCGTCTTGCCGCTTGACCATCCGTAGCTCGATGTCGCTGTCGACTTTTTTGAAGAAGAGGAGAACAAACCTGCTTCACAGCGCGTGGAGTGACGCGCAAGCTGTGCAG GGTCTTCACACCCTGGTGCTGAACCACAACCGTAAACTGGGCGACTGTGGCGTTCGACTGCTAGTCAACGAACTAAAGGAAGATTTTTGGATGAAGACTTTCAACATCCGACATTGCGGACTGACTTCGAGAGGAGGTGAAACTGTCGTTAGACTCCTAGAGACGAACAGCGTGGTAACATCTATCGATCTCAAGGAAAACGATATCCCGGAGACGATTATCCACAATGTGTCAAAGATTTTGCGCAGGAGAAAGGAGAACGGTGAGCGGGCATCGATGAGAAAGAGGCTGATCACTGCAAAAGAGATGAATTTTCAGGGGAATAAAGACGATCGAAAGAAACCAACGACAAGGATGACGGATCTTCttttgaagaagaaatctcACTTCGTCAGTAccctgaataaaaatttgacgaagaACCAGCGGTCCTGGACCCGATTGATCATTAAG AGCTCGACGAGGCGTATTCCTGGATGGAAGGTCACGCATCCGAGGTTCCGTAGACCGAAGAACACAGAACGCGAGAATTTCGATTTGAAGAAACTTTCGGCGCGACTGTCTAGAACGATTGGCAGTAACGCGGTCCTTCTTCGAGAGCTGATAAACGACCGAGAACTTTTAGGCGAGGTGAAAACACGCAGACTGGAAGCggagaaaaagttttccgagCTTGAACCGCAGCTTGAAAAGCTACGGAAGAGCATCTGCGAGCAGGATAAGCTTCGTTATCGAATTTCGCAAGAACGAAATCTCTTCGACTATCTGAAGAGGCTCTTCGCGCGGTTAGAGGAATTTCCTGAATCAGTAGCTGTTGTTTCTAATCCGGACGATGAATCGACGGGTGCCGAAGAGATAATCGGCGGCAATCCTGCCTGGAAAATCGTTTCCGAAGTCGACCTCTCACCCGAAGGAAGAAATCTCCGAGCAAACTATGCCTCGCAACGTGGCCGACCCCATTGTCCAAGAAAATTGCGAGGGCAATGA
- the LOC124301376 gene encoding centrosomal protein of 78 kDa isoform X4, translated as MENQIIHEVIPQLHFLDRFIRRHKITEPLHNAATILDIKTVKKKILTTSLRRLRSREPMLYTNFILRCFVDAISSCIGKSPVITSLTLDGIPLPTKYLGPLCEGLKCAKNLTALRLPRCRIGDTGCDLVLNALVDCVSLCILDLSSCRLTIRSSMSLSTFLKKRRTNLLHSAWSDAQAVQGLHTLVLNHNRKLGDCGVRLLVNELKEDFWMKTFNIRHCGLTSRGGETVVRLLETNSVVTSIDLKENDIPETIIHNVSKILRRRKENGERASMRKRLITAKEMNFQGNKDDRKKPTTRMTDLLLKKKSHFVSTLNKNLTKNQRSWTRLIIKSSTRRIPGWKVTHPRFRRPKNTERENFDLKKLSARLSRTIGSNAVLLRELINDRELLGEVKTRRLEAEKKFSELEPQLEKLRKSICEQDKLRYRISQERNLFDYLKRLFARLEEFPESVAVVSNPDDESTGAEEIIGGNPAWKIVSEVDLSPEGRNLRANYASQRGRPHCPRKLRGQ; from the exons ATGGAGAACCAGATAATACATGAAGTCATTCCTCAGCTGCATTTCTTGGATCGATTTATTCGCAGACATAAGATAACGGAGCCACTTCATAACGCGGCGACGATCTTGGATATTAAAACGGTCAAGAAAAAGATTTTAACGACGTCTCT ACGACGGCTTCGCAGCAGAGAACCGATGCTCTACACAAATTTCATCCTCCGTTGTTTTGTCGATGCAATTTCATCCTGCATTGGGAAATCGCCGGTGATTACCTCGCTGACACTGGACGGCATCCCTTTGCCCACCAAATATTTGGGCCCTCTCTGCGAAGGCTTGAAATGCGCAAAAAATCTTACAGCCCTTCGACTACCCCGATGCCGCATCGGAGATACTG GGTGCGACTTGGTACTGAACGCGTTGGTGGACTGCGTTAGTCTTTGCATCCTAGATCTGTCGTCTTGCCGCTTGACCATCCGTAGCTCGATGTCGCTGTCGACTTTTTTGAAGAAGAGGAGAACAAACCTGCTTCACAGCGCGTGGAGTGACGCGCAAGCTGTGCAG GGTCTTCACACCCTGGTGCTGAACCACAACCGTAAACTGGGCGACTGTGGCGTTCGACTGCTAGTCAACGAACTAAAGGAAGATTTTTGGATGAAGACTTTCAACATCCGACATTGCGGACTGACTTCGAGAGGAGGTGAAACTGTCGTTAGACTCCTAGAGACGAACAGCGTGGTAACATCTATCGATCTCAAGGAAAACGATATCCCGGAGACGATTATCCACAATGTGTCAAAGATTTTGCGCAGGAGAAAGGAGAACGGTGAGCGGGCATCGATGAGAAAGAGGCTGATCACTGCAAAAGAGATGAATTTTCAGGGGAATAAAGACGATCGAAAGAAACCAACGACAAGGATGACGGATCTTCttttgaagaagaaatctcACTTCGTCAGTAccctgaataaaaatttgacgaagaACCAGCGGTCCTGGACCCGATTGATCATTAAG AGCTCGACGAGGCGTATTCCTGGATGGAAGGTCACGCATCCGAGGTTCCGTAGACCGAAGAACACAGAACGCGAGAATTTCGATTTGAAGAAACTTTCGGCGCGACTGTCTAGAACGATTGGCAGTAACGCGGTCCTTCTTCGAGAGCTGATAAACGACCGAGAACTTTTAGGCGAGGTGAAAACACGCAGACTGGAAGCggagaaaaagttttccgagCTTGAACCGCAGCTTGAAAAGCTACGGAAGAGCATCTGCGAGCAGGATAAGCTTCGTTATCGAATTTCGCAAGAACGAAATCTCTTCGACTATCTGAAGAGGCTCTTCGCGCGGTTAGAGGAATTTCCTGAATCAGTAGCTGTTGTTTCTAATCCGGACGATGAATCGACGGGTGCCGAAGAGATAATCGGCGGCAATCCTGCCTGGAAAATCGTTTCCGAAGTCGACCTCTCACCCGAAGGAAGAAATCTCCGAGCAAACTATGCCTCGCAACGTGGCCGACCCCATTGTCCAAGAAAATTGCGAGGGCAATGA
- the LOC124301376 gene encoding protein Cep78 homolog isoform X3 — protein sequence MCKEDHVQPLPAIKSHLRKGRLRLCADRINFEDWSPVLRTIANDRSLFEIIAYSRHRRKKIREQVNNAERIEKFGRRLRSREPMLYTNFILRCFVDAISSCIGKSPVITSLTLDGIPLPTKYLGPLCEGLKCAKNLTALRLPRCRIGDTGCDLVLNALVDCVSLCILDLSSCRLTIRSSMSLSTFLKKRRTNLLHSAWSDAQAVQGLHTLVLNHNRKLGDCGVRLLVNELKEDFWMKTFNIRHCGLTSRGGETVVRLLETNSVVTSIDLKENDIPETIIHNVSKILRRRKENGERASMRKRLITAKEMNFQGNKDDRKKPTTRMTDLLLKKKSHFVSTLNKNLTKNQRSWTRLIIKSSTRRIPGWKVTHPRFRRPKNTERENFDLKKLSARLSRTIGSNAVLLRELINDRELLGEVKTRRLEAEKKFSELEPQLEKLRKSICEQDKLRYRISQERNLFDYLKRLFARLEEFPESVAVVSNPDDESTGAEEIIGGNPAWKIVSEVDLSPEGRNLRANYASQRGRPHCPRKLRGQ from the exons ATGTGCAAAGAGGATCACGTTCAGCCGCTACCAGCGATAAAATCGCACCTCCGCAAAGGCCGACTGCGTTTATGTGCAGACCGGATAAATTTCGAAGACTGGTCACCGGTGTTACGTACCATCGCGAATGATCGAAGCCTGTTCGAAATAATCGCTTACAGTCGTCACAGGCGTAAGAAAATTAGAGAACAAGTAAACAACGCGGAGAGGATCGAAAAATTCGG ACGACGGCTTCGCAGCAGAGAACCGATGCTCTACACAAATTTCATCCTCCGTTGTTTTGTCGATGCAATTTCATCCTGCATTGGGAAATCGCCGGTGATTACCTCGCTGACACTGGACGGCATCCCTTTGCCCACCAAATATTTGGGCCCTCTCTGCGAAGGCTTGAAATGCGCAAAAAATCTTACAGCCCTTCGACTACCCCGATGCCGCATCGGAGATACTG GGTGCGACTTGGTACTGAACGCGTTGGTGGACTGCGTTAGTCTTTGCATCCTAGATCTGTCGTCTTGCCGCTTGACCATCCGTAGCTCGATGTCGCTGTCGACTTTTTTGAAGAAGAGGAGAACAAACCTGCTTCACAGCGCGTGGAGTGACGCGCAAGCTGTGCAG GGTCTTCACACCCTGGTGCTGAACCACAACCGTAAACTGGGCGACTGTGGCGTTCGACTGCTAGTCAACGAACTAAAGGAAGATTTTTGGATGAAGACTTTCAACATCCGACATTGCGGACTGACTTCGAGAGGAGGTGAAACTGTCGTTAGACTCCTAGAGACGAACAGCGTGGTAACATCTATCGATCTCAAGGAAAACGATATCCCGGAGACGATTATCCACAATGTGTCAAAGATTTTGCGCAGGAGAAAGGAGAACGGTGAGCGGGCATCGATGAGAAAGAGGCTGATCACTGCAAAAGAGATGAATTTTCAGGGGAATAAAGACGATCGAAAGAAACCAACGACAAGGATGACGGATCTTCttttgaagaagaaatctcACTTCGTCAGTAccctgaataaaaatttgacgaagaACCAGCGGTCCTGGACCCGATTGATCATTAAG AGCTCGACGAGGCGTATTCCTGGATGGAAGGTCACGCATCCGAGGTTCCGTAGACCGAAGAACACAGAACGCGAGAATTTCGATTTGAAGAAACTTTCGGCGCGACTGTCTAGAACGATTGGCAGTAACGCGGTCCTTCTTCGAGAGCTGATAAACGACCGAGAACTTTTAGGCGAGGTGAAAACACGCAGACTGGAAGCggagaaaaagttttccgagCTTGAACCGCAGCTTGAAAAGCTACGGAAGAGCATCTGCGAGCAGGATAAGCTTCGTTATCGAATTTCGCAAGAACGAAATCTCTTCGACTATCTGAAGAGGCTCTTCGCGCGGTTAGAGGAATTTCCTGAATCAGTAGCTGTTGTTTCTAATCCGGACGATGAATCGACGGGTGCCGAAGAGATAATCGGCGGCAATCCTGCCTGGAAAATCGTTTCCGAAGTCGACCTCTCACCCGAAGGAAGAAATCTCCGAGCAAACTATGCCTCGCAACGTGGCCGACCCCATTGTCCAAGAAAATTGCGAGGGCAATGA
- the LOC124301376 gene encoding protein Cep78 homolog isoform X2, protein MSKSISYPSFNRTYELMCKEDHVQPLPAIKSHLRKGRLRLCADRINFEDWSPVLRTIANDRSLFEIIAYSRHRRKKIREQVNNAERIEKFGRRLRSREPMLYTNFILRCFVDAISSCIGKSPVITSLTLDGIPLPTKYLGPLCEGLKCAKNLTALRLPRCRIGDTGCDLVLNALVDCVSLCILDLSSCRLTIRSSMSLSTFLKKRRTNLLHSAWSDAQAVQGLHTLVLNHNRKLGDCGVRLLVNELKEDFWMKTFNIRHCGLTSRGGETVVRLLETNSVVTSIDLKENDIPETIIHNVSKILRRRKENGERASMRKRLITAKEMNFQGNKDDRKKPTTRMTDLLLKKKSHFVSTLNKNLTKNQRSWTRLIIKSSTRRIPGWKVTHPRFRRPKNTERENFDLKKLSARLSRTIGSNAVLLRELINDRELLGEVKTRRLEAEKKFSELEPQLEKLRKSICEQDKLRYRISQERNLFDYLKRLFARLEEFPESVAVVSNPDDESTGAEEIIGGNPAWKIVSEVDLSPEGRNLRANYASQRGRPHCPRKLRGQ, encoded by the exons ATGAGCAAGTCAATTTCCTACCCATCTTTCAACCGAACGTACGAA CTGATGTGCAAAGAGGATCACGTTCAGCCGCTACCAGCGATAAAATCGCACCTCCGCAAAGGCCGACTGCGTTTATGTGCAGACCGGATAAATTTCGAAGACTGGTCACCGGTGTTACGTACCATCGCGAATGATCGAAGCCTGTTCGAAATAATCGCTTACAGTCGTCACAGGCGTAAGAAAATTAGAGAACAAGTAAACAACGCGGAGAGGATCGAAAAATTCGG ACGACGGCTTCGCAGCAGAGAACCGATGCTCTACACAAATTTCATCCTCCGTTGTTTTGTCGATGCAATTTCATCCTGCATTGGGAAATCGCCGGTGATTACCTCGCTGACACTGGACGGCATCCCTTTGCCCACCAAATATTTGGGCCCTCTCTGCGAAGGCTTGAAATGCGCAAAAAATCTTACAGCCCTTCGACTACCCCGATGCCGCATCGGAGATACTG GGTGCGACTTGGTACTGAACGCGTTGGTGGACTGCGTTAGTCTTTGCATCCTAGATCTGTCGTCTTGCCGCTTGACCATCCGTAGCTCGATGTCGCTGTCGACTTTTTTGAAGAAGAGGAGAACAAACCTGCTTCACAGCGCGTGGAGTGACGCGCAAGCTGTGCAG GGTCTTCACACCCTGGTGCTGAACCACAACCGTAAACTGGGCGACTGTGGCGTTCGACTGCTAGTCAACGAACTAAAGGAAGATTTTTGGATGAAGACTTTCAACATCCGACATTGCGGACTGACTTCGAGAGGAGGTGAAACTGTCGTTAGACTCCTAGAGACGAACAGCGTGGTAACATCTATCGATCTCAAGGAAAACGATATCCCGGAGACGATTATCCACAATGTGTCAAAGATTTTGCGCAGGAGAAAGGAGAACGGTGAGCGGGCATCGATGAGAAAGAGGCTGATCACTGCAAAAGAGATGAATTTTCAGGGGAATAAAGACGATCGAAAGAAACCAACGACAAGGATGACGGATCTTCttttgaagaagaaatctcACTTCGTCAGTAccctgaataaaaatttgacgaagaACCAGCGGTCCTGGACCCGATTGATCATTAAG AGCTCGACGAGGCGTATTCCTGGATGGAAGGTCACGCATCCGAGGTTCCGTAGACCGAAGAACACAGAACGCGAGAATTTCGATTTGAAGAAACTTTCGGCGCGACTGTCTAGAACGATTGGCAGTAACGCGGTCCTTCTTCGAGAGCTGATAAACGACCGAGAACTTTTAGGCGAGGTGAAAACACGCAGACTGGAAGCggagaaaaagttttccgagCTTGAACCGCAGCTTGAAAAGCTACGGAAGAGCATCTGCGAGCAGGATAAGCTTCGTTATCGAATTTCGCAAGAACGAAATCTCTTCGACTATCTGAAGAGGCTCTTCGCGCGGTTAGAGGAATTTCCTGAATCAGTAGCTGTTGTTTCTAATCCGGACGATGAATCGACGGGTGCCGAAGAGATAATCGGCGGCAATCCTGCCTGGAAAATCGTTTCCGAAGTCGACCTCTCACCCGAAGGAAGAAATCTCCGAGCAAACTATGCCTCGCAACGTGGCCGACCCCATTGTCCAAGAAAATTGCGAGGGCAATGA
- the LOC124301376 gene encoding centrosomal protein of 78 kDa isoform X5: MLYTNFILRCFVDAISSCIGKSPVITSLTLDGIPLPTKYLGPLCEGLKCAKNLTALRLPRCRIGDTGCDLVLNALVDCVSLCILDLSSCRLTIRSSMSLSTFLKKRRTNLLHSAWSDAQAVQGLHTLVLNHNRKLGDCGVRLLVNELKEDFWMKTFNIRHCGLTSRGGETVVRLLETNSVVTSIDLKENDIPETIIHNVSKILRRRKENGERASMRKRLITAKEMNFQGNKDDRKKPTTRMTDLLLKKKSHFVSTLNKNLTKNQRSWTRLIIKSSTRRIPGWKVTHPRFRRPKNTERENFDLKKLSARLSRTIGSNAVLLRELINDRELLGEVKTRRLEAEKKFSELEPQLEKLRKSICEQDKLRYRISQERNLFDYLKRLFARLEEFPESVAVVSNPDDESTGAEEIIGGNPAWKIVSEVDLSPEGRNLRANYASQRGRPHCPRKLRGQ; encoded by the exons ATGCTCTACACAAATTTCATCCTCCGTTGTTTTGTCGATGCAATTTCATCCTGCATTGGGAAATCGCCGGTGATTACCTCGCTGACACTGGACGGCATCCCTTTGCCCACCAAATATTTGGGCCCTCTCTGCGAAGGCTTGAAATGCGCAAAAAATCTTACAGCCCTTCGACTACCCCGATGCCGCATCGGAGATACTG GGTGCGACTTGGTACTGAACGCGTTGGTGGACTGCGTTAGTCTTTGCATCCTAGATCTGTCGTCTTGCCGCTTGACCATCCGTAGCTCGATGTCGCTGTCGACTTTTTTGAAGAAGAGGAGAACAAACCTGCTTCACAGCGCGTGGAGTGACGCGCAAGCTGTGCAG GGTCTTCACACCCTGGTGCTGAACCACAACCGTAAACTGGGCGACTGTGGCGTTCGACTGCTAGTCAACGAACTAAAGGAAGATTTTTGGATGAAGACTTTCAACATCCGACATTGCGGACTGACTTCGAGAGGAGGTGAAACTGTCGTTAGACTCCTAGAGACGAACAGCGTGGTAACATCTATCGATCTCAAGGAAAACGATATCCCGGAGACGATTATCCACAATGTGTCAAAGATTTTGCGCAGGAGAAAGGAGAACGGTGAGCGGGCATCGATGAGAAAGAGGCTGATCACTGCAAAAGAGATGAATTTTCAGGGGAATAAAGACGATCGAAAGAAACCAACGACAAGGATGACGGATCTTCttttgaagaagaaatctcACTTCGTCAGTAccctgaataaaaatttgacgaagaACCAGCGGTCCTGGACCCGATTGATCATTAAG AGCTCGACGAGGCGTATTCCTGGATGGAAGGTCACGCATCCGAGGTTCCGTAGACCGAAGAACACAGAACGCGAGAATTTCGATTTGAAGAAACTTTCGGCGCGACTGTCTAGAACGATTGGCAGTAACGCGGTCCTTCTTCGAGAGCTGATAAACGACCGAGAACTTTTAGGCGAGGTGAAAACACGCAGACTGGAAGCggagaaaaagttttccgagCTTGAACCGCAGCTTGAAAAGCTACGGAAGAGCATCTGCGAGCAGGATAAGCTTCGTTATCGAATTTCGCAAGAACGAAATCTCTTCGACTATCTGAAGAGGCTCTTCGCGCGGTTAGAGGAATTTCCTGAATCAGTAGCTGTTGTTTCTAATCCGGACGATGAATCGACGGGTGCCGAAGAGATAATCGGCGGCAATCCTGCCTGGAAAATCGTTTCCGAAGTCGACCTCTCACCCGAAGGAAGAAATCTCCGAGCAAACTATGCCTCGCAACGTGGCCGACCCCATTGTCCAAGAAAATTGCGAGGGCAATGA